CTGGGGTGCGGATGAATGGTATGGGCAATATCTTGTGCAGTCAACCCCTTGCGGATAGCGAGTGTGCCTTCCATAATCAAATCGCTGGCGTGCGGCCCCATAATATGCATACCAAGTACCTTGCCTGTAACCGCATCGGCCACGATTTTGACTAAACCATCAGTTTCTCCCATTGCTACCGCTTTGCCATTAGCTGCAAAGTTAAAGCGGCTCAGTTTAACCTCACGCCGCTCGGCTTTGGCCACCTGCTCAGTCAGTCCGACCATGGCAATTTCAGGCGTAGTAAATATACAACTCGGTATAACGCCATAGTCCATGTTGGAAGACCTTCCCATCGCGTTTTCAGCCGCGACCATGCCGGCCGCTGATGCTGCATGAGCAAGCATGCTTCGGCCGGTAACATCGCCAATGGCATAAATCCCTTTGACATTGGTCTCCATTTTGTCATTTACAGCTATACCTGAACGATCATAATTGACACCGGCTACTTCCAATCCCAGCCCTTCGCTAGCCGGACGCCGCCCTGCGGCCACCAGCACCTTTTCTGCGGTCAGCTCTTGGAGACCTTTGCCAGTATCGATTTTTACCAGAGCATTATCGCCAGTATCTTCAATGGCGGTGACTTTTGCTCCGGCAATAGTTTTTATCCCAGATTTGCGCAAAACCAGTCCCATACGTTTGACTATGTCAAGATCAACGCTGGGCAGTATTGTAGGAAACATTTCAACAACAGTTACCTGTGACCCAAAGGCATTCATGATAGCGGCAAATTCAATACCGACTGCTCCGGCTCCAATTACTACTAAGCTTTCTGGTACTTCGGAAAGCTCTAGCATATCATCACTGGTAATAACCGCAGGCAAATCAATGCCTGGTATCGGAATGGAGGCCGGGGCGGAACCGGAAGCGATAATTATTTTGTTTGCCGTAAAGCAAAGCTCCTGTCCGTCCTGTTTTTTTACAACAATACTGCTAGGCCCCGTAAGTTTAGCACTACCATATACAGCTTCAATACCATTGCTTTTTACCAGCTGCTCAATCCCGCCACGTAATTGAGCCACTACATTGCTCTTTCTCGCCATTACAGCACTAAAATCAAAGCTAATATCATCGGCTTTTAAGCCAAACTCGGTTAGATGTTTAAGACCTTCCCATTTCTCAGCGCTCTTCAGCAATGTTTTAGTGGGAATACAACCCCGATTAAGACATACCCCGCCCAGTTTATCTTTTTCGACTAATAGAACGGTACCGCCGAGCTGCGCCGCCCGGATAGCTGCTACGTAACCACCGGGACCGCCGCCGATTACTGCTACATCATACCTCATTTTGTCCTCCTGTCATCATGGATTAACGCATTAGATTCCAGCTATCCTGACTATACTTGGTTGCAATAAGTTCATTTGCTGCCGCCACTTCACTGCTTGTAAGCTCACCGCTGATAACATCTATTCCTAATGCCGGGCCAAAGGAACTAGACATAGCTAGGTATGTTTCTTCCCAATCTACATCGCGGCCCATGATTTCTGATACCGATATCACCCGGTCGGCAAGCACTTTTTGCAGCGAATTTCTTTTTTCCGCTGACGGTAGGTTGAGTAAAGACACAAGTATCGCTGGCTCAAAGGTCAGCAATATTGAACCATGCTGCATTATTACTCCGTCCTTACGCACTTGCGCGCTACCGATAAGTTTTCGCCCGGCAAAAGTGATCTCATAATGAGAAGACGCATCAAAACAGGCTGCTGATGCATGTCGGCGTTTGCTTTGGCTATAAGCTTCACGCGGCATGCTCATTTGAGCTTTTACACCCATCTTTTGCAGCCCAGCAATAAGACCTTGGCTGAAGTAGCGGTAAGATGCTGTTATCGTAGGCGGTATCAAAGGATCATTCTCTGATATCACCAGACTGTACGTTAATTCCATATCATGTAAAACCGCTCGTCCGCCGGTTAAGCGTCTTACCAAATCAATCCCGTTAGCGCGGCAGGCTGCTATATCAATTTCGGCGTCCGCCGACTGAAAATAGCCCAGGCTAACAGCCGCTGGATGCCACCCGTAAAACCGCAGGGTAGGCGGTACTTCTCCGGCAGCATGAGCCTTTAAAATAGCCTCATCAACCGCCATGTTTTGTGCCGCTGTACCGACGCCGCTATTAACAAGCCGCCATTTTGTCATTATCTTTTACCTCTATGCCTGAAGCTATTATCCCACATTCTTCTACCGCCTGGCTAACTTCCGGCTGCGTCAGCGGGCGAGGATAATTATACATAATACCGCCTGGCCGTTCATTATAGTACGGACGGTTACAATCTTCGCAGCCGCTGGTTTCAAAAGCCTTTCCGTCAGCAAGCATAGCAAGAAGTTTCTCTACCGGCAAGCCAAAATCAGCGATTTGTCCCTCCCGGTATTTAAAGTTTTTATGGTCTATTCCTTTTTTAATAAGATGAAAAGCAATTTGAATCCTACGATAATGCTCGATTGCCGGAGGCTTCTTATCCGCCCAGGCAGTGCCTTTTAGCGGTGTAAAAGCGAATAATCCCACGTTGATATCCCGCGCAATACAATTGGCGATTGTTGAAACCATTTCTTTTTCTGTTTCGCCCAGCCCGACGATAAGATGAGTACTGATTCGCCCGGGCAGTGCCTTAGCACATTCCAGCAATAATGACCAACGCCGTTCCCAGGAGTCATGTTTTACCTCCCGGAAAATTTCCGGAACGGCCGCATCAAGTGCGATGGAAACCCGATCAGCCCCGCAAGCAAGCATCTCTCTAGCCTGTTCAACCGACTCAATGTTGCTTGATATGCAGACCGGAATAGCGCTTTTAGCGGTAATGGCTTGTAGCGCAGCAAAACTCGTCTGCCTGCTGTCACTGTTTTTGACTACCTGAAGACATACTCTTTTAAGTCTACCGGTCCGATAAGCGGCTGATATTCCCGCCACCGCTTCATCACTCGGTATATCTGGCCAGGTTACCCGGGATAACATGTCGGAGCGGGTCGTGCTCCCCTGTGATTGTGCACAGAAACTGCAGTTATTCCGGCATTTTTCACCAAGCATAATGTATGCGGTTGTGGGCGGCACTTCAAGCTTCATTTGTTTTTTCCCAATAACGGCGGCAGTGCCGGCCGATAATTTCCAAATACTCATAGCACACAGCACTCCTCTCCGCGCGTAATAGTAAGCCCGAGGCGTTCTGCCAGCCGTACTGCGGCTGGAGCAGGGTTTACAACGGTGTTTATGCCTATTCGCACCGACCATTTGTCGATTTCCTCCCGGTACCGACCGCCAGGCCGCATACAGCCAAGGTGCAGAGGAATATTTGGGAATTTCAGTCTTGCGTCACTCAAAAGTTGAGCTGATTCCTCGATGCGCGGCGGCTTACGATCAGCAAATCGCGTGCCGCGGGTCGGCATAAAGATAATAAAAGTTAGGGATTCAACCCCCAACTCACGCAATAGTTCCATTGCTTTATACTCTCCCCGTAGTTCGCCGCCTGCTAAACCAATACAGATATGGGGCATAACCCGAACCTTGCGGGCAAGGGCCTTATAGCATTCTACATAGTCTTCCACTGTACGTCCATTACCCAACACTTCTTTAATTGTTTTGTCATCGCCGACAAAATCAAAGGAAACGCAATCGGCGATCATCGCTAAATCATTGATTTCTTCCTCTGTTACTAAGCCAACATGCATGTTGAACCGCCGCTTTTGCTTTAGTTCAGCAAGCCTATTGATACTTCCCTTTAATGGAACGCCGCCATCCAGGCGGCAGCCACCACTCACTAGCCAGCTGGCGCTGTCATCAGCGCCAGTGACTTCGGCCAGCGGTGTCATATGCTTAAGGTAGTGCCCGCCGCAATGGGCACAATTAAGTTCGCATTTAGTTCCCGTCACGCTCACCGGTTTTGTCTTAAGCGGATAAGCAAAGCGAATAGCATCCGGAAGTGGAAGCCGGTTTAAGCTTTCCATTTTACAACCGGTTTACGCGCTGCTGCTGCTTCATCTAGGCGGCCTACCACCGTAGTCTGGGGCGCATTTGTGATAAGAGCGGCATCTTCCTTGGCCTCTTGGGCAATTTTGCGCATAACGCCGATAAAGCTATCTAGCGTTTCTTTGCTTTCGGTCTCGGTAGGCTCAATCATTAGCGCTTCCTCAACAATAAGCGGGAAATA
Above is a window of Veillonellaceae bacterium DNA encoding:
- the lpdA gene encoding dihydrolipoyl dehydrogenase yields the protein MRYDVAVIGGGPGGYVAAIRAAQLGGTVLLVEKDKLGGVCLNRGCIPTKTLLKSAEKWEGLKHLTEFGLKADDISFDFSAVMARKSNVVAQLRGGIEQLVKSNGIEAVYGSAKLTGPSSIVVKKQDGQELCFTANKIIIASGSAPASIPIPGIDLPAVITSDDMLELSEVPESLVVIGAGAVGIEFAAIMNAFGSQVTVVEMFPTILPSVDLDIVKRMGLVLRKSGIKTIAGAKVTAIEDTGDNALVKIDTGKGLQELTAEKVLVAAGRRPASEGLGLEVAGVNYDRSGIAVNDKMETNVKGIYAIGDVTGRSMLAHAASAAGMVAAENAMGRSSNMDYGVIPSCIFTTPEIAMVGLTEQVAKAERREVKLSRFNFAANGKAVAMGETDGLVKIVADAVTGKVLGMHIMGPHASDLIMEGTLAIRKGLTAQDIAHTIHPHP
- a CDS encoding lipoate--protein ligase family protein yields the protein MTKWRLVNSGVGTAAQNMAVDEAILKAHAAGEVPPTLRFYGWHPAAVSLGYFQSADAEIDIAACRANGIDLVRRLTGGRAVLHDMELTYSLVISENDPLIPPTITASYRYFSQGLIAGLQKMGVKAQMSMPREAYSQSKRRHASAACFDASSHYEITFAGRKLIGSAQVRKDGVIMQHGSILLTFEPAILVSLLNLPSAEKRNSLQKVLADRVISVSEIMGRDVDWEETYLAMSSSFGPALGIDVISGELTSSEVAAANELIATKYSQDSWNLMR
- a CDS encoding radical SAM protein; the encoded protein is MSIWKLSAGTAAVIGKKQMKLEVPPTTAYIMLGEKCRNNCSFCAQSQGSTTRSDMLSRVTWPDIPSDEAVAGISAAYRTGRLKRVCLQVVKNSDSRQTSFAALQAITAKSAIPVCISSNIESVEQAREMLACGADRVSIALDAAVPEIFREVKHDSWERRWSLLLECAKALPGRISTHLIVGLGETEKEMVSTIANCIARDINVGLFAFTPLKGTAWADKKPPAIEHYRRIQIAFHLIKKGIDHKNFKYREGQIADFGLPVEKLLAMLADGKAFETSGCEDCNRPYYNERPGGIMYNYPRPLTQPEVSQAVEECGIIASGIEVKDNDKMAAC
- a CDS encoding radical SAM protein; translation: MESLNRLPLPDAIRFAYPLKTKPVSVTGTKCELNCAHCGGHYLKHMTPLAEVTGADDSASWLVSGGCRLDGGVPLKGSINRLAELKQKRRFNMHVGLVTEEEINDLAMIADCVSFDFVGDDKTIKEVLGNGRTVEDYVECYKALARKVRVMPHICIGLAGGELRGEYKAMELLRELGVESLTFIIFMPTRGTRFADRKPPRIEESAQLLSDARLKFPNIPLHLGCMRPGGRYREEIDKWSVRIGINTVVNPAPAAVRLAERLGLTITRGEECCVL